A section of the Leptospira kobayashii genome encodes:
- a CDS encoding OsmC family protein, whose translation MANSFAKDIIVRTEKTKYATSIDTGSHRWTADESAEAGGTNLGPAPTQILVAALGSCTSITVRMYADRKEMPLDAVEVSLNLEKTAPDQTKIIRNIKLIGDLTPAQRERLLQVANACPVHKILSGTINIETGLTD comes from the coding sequence ATGGCCAACTCATTCGCAAAAGATATCATCGTTCGAACGGAAAAAACAAAGTATGCAACTTCCATTGACACCGGCAGCCACCGATGGACGGCCGATGAATCGGCTGAAGCCGGTGGAACGAACTTAGGTCCCGCTCCTACACAAATTCTGGTCGCTGCACTCGGTTCCTGCACTTCGATCACCGTACGGATGTATGCTGATCGAAAAGAAATGCCTTTGGATGCGGTGGAAGTTTCTCTCAATCTGGAAAAAACAGCTCCCGACCAAACCAAAATCATTCGCAATATCAAATTGATCGGAGATTTGACCCCGGCGCAAAGAGAAAGATTATTGCAAGTGGCGAATGCCTGCCCCGTGCATAAGATCTTGAGCGGGACTATAAATATCGAGACAGGGCTTACGGATTAA
- a CDS encoding lysophospholipid acyltransferase family protein, with translation MKRKFLVWLLPLIVCFLQRCIGFTSRFKEIGKEPYDLLVAKKSPLILSIWHTNVLYSPYLHRGKNVGVLISESKDGDFINQVVLRFGNTSIRGSSSRGGSKALKAVIVHLKKGLSAAFTPDGPRGPALIVQPGLIAAAQITQAPIVPFHYECTRQWILEKAWDRHRVPKPFTTFVISYGDPIYIPREMNETEFENQRKLVEKAMLANRERAMSEVQRLSS, from the coding sequence ATGAAACGAAAATTCCTGGTCTGGTTACTTCCTCTTATCGTTTGTTTTTTGCAAAGATGCATAGGATTTACTTCCCGATTCAAAGAAATCGGAAAAGAACCCTATGATTTGTTAGTTGCAAAAAAATCTCCTTTGATTCTATCCATTTGGCATACAAATGTATTATATTCCCCTTATCTGCATAGAGGCAAAAACGTAGGAGTTCTTATTTCCGAATCCAAAGACGGTGATTTTATCAACCAGGTTGTATTGAGATTCGGAAATACCAGCATTCGGGGAAGTTCTTCCAGAGGCGGATCCAAAGCTTTGAAAGCGGTGATCGTTCATCTCAAGAAAGGACTTTCCGCCGCGTTCACTCCGGACGGACCCAGAGGCCCGGCACTCATCGTGCAACCGGGGTTAATCGCCGCGGCACAAATCACTCAAGCTCCCATTGTTCCTTTTCATTATGAATGTACGAGGCAGTGGATTCTGGAAAAGGCTTGGGATAGACATAGAGTTCCCAAACCATTCACCACCTTTGTTATTTCCTACGGAGATCCCATTTATATTCCACGAGAGATGAATGAAACTGAATTTGAAAACCAAAGAAAACTCGTGGAAAAAGCAATGCTTGCCAATCGGGAACGTGCGATGTCGGAAGTGCAAAGATTAAGTAGCTAA